The Brachyhypopomus gauderio isolate BG-103 chromosome 19, BGAUD_0.2, whole genome shotgun sequence DNA segment AGTCATAAGAGTACATGACATTACATGTACATTAAGTGAAATGAAAGGAGATTCTGACCCACTGGAGAATAACCCCATATTTCGCTTGTTTGACAGCAAGTGAGGTTTTTCACAAACTCTGGATAAAACACAGGTGGTTTCTGATCATTCAGAACATGTCAGCATTcctgtgtagtggtgtgtaaGTTAACAGAATACACTGCGTCCCACAATATAAGAAATGTTTGCTGTCTATGAAAACACATTAATGTGTAATAAATATCTGACAAGAATGATTTTGTTCATTTTAACTGAACTGGGAAGCTGCTATcagagaaacaaaattccaAAGTATTATAGTAtgcaaatttaatttaaattatgATAATGTAGTGATCTGAAACCTTTCTGAAAGGACACCGAGTACTGTGAATATACTGACACAGGGGGAACCCACTCTGGGTGCGTTATCACAGAACGACCCTCGTCACAATAACAGTGCTGTCAAACTTTCACTGCATGACAAACGTAGCGAAATGTGAAGTTATAGTTCAGTGTCAGAGTTGTCCTTTAAGATTCATAAATGCCAGAGAGTCACTGGCAGACATAAGGCTCGCTGAGGTGTTTTTCCAAACACAAGTTTGCCCATACATGCCATAGTAGCTCCTGGGGCATTGTATGGTAACATAGAAGAAGCCATGTCAACCTGAGGCAAAACATAGTCATTTATGAAAGgttaacacacacatatccatatataaacatgcagtgggaggtgtgtgtgcagataacagtgtgtgaaggtgtgtgcgtgtgtgtgcatgtatgtgtgtgaatgtctcTGTGCACgtacattacatttattttgGTATATACCTACGCCTGctagcttgtgtgtgtttgtatgtatgcaccatgtgtttgtgtgtgtgtacgtgtgtgtgtgtcctgttctaCAGTGCGTGTGCAAAGGCAGTGCTCACCATGGTAACGCTGGCAGAGGCCTGGTTCACCTGGTGCTGGGCGGCTTTGATCTTGGCCTGCAGGTGGGCCGGAGGATGGAAGTACTTGCACTTATCACGAGAGCAGCGACCCTTGATGTAGTCCATGCACACGGTGACCGTGTTGTCCCCCGAGTCAATCATAGTGCTGTCAGCGGGGTGGGCGAAGCGACAGTCTGTCTCTCCGCGGGAGCAGTTACCACGCTGGTACTCacgacacacctgcacacacacacacacacacacacacacggatatgCACATCAGGACTTATCAGCACACACAGCCTGAAACAGCGGTTGTCTAACGCTTAGCTGTGTCTTAACGTGTACTATTATCTGTTTTAGTTCAGAGATATAACTATTGTTTACATGTATTCATACATTAGGGGGCAGCAGTTCACAGACATTTTACTGGTTACATGAGCTACATGCAGCTCGCCTCTTCGCACGgtgtggattttttttttacattaaagtTGAATATTAGGATGATTTCTTGTGCAGGCGTATCTGTGTACAGGCAAATGACAAACCTAACGGGACACACAGTATATATGTCTCACTCCCAGCCGCCCCCGTGTGAGATGTAAATCACACTACTGTTGTTCTTGTGTAACTGAAATGTCTGTAAAACCAACGAGCACGTCACCCTCCAGGGCGGAGACTAGCGGCGCACTCCTACCTCCAGTCGGTCGGTGCGCAGAAGCTTCTGGGCGGCGGCGGCGGAGGCGACCGCGGCGGCGTTGGCAGCGGAGGGGACGGGCGCCACGGAGGGGCTTCCCCCGATCAGGACCGGGGCGCTGGGCAGGATGTCAGCCGGCATCAGTGCCGGTGACATGGGGCCCAGGTACGGGTTAAACGTCGCCGCTCCAGCGCTAGTGGCTAGGTTCGGTGTGACGGAGAAcaagggctgagagagagagagatagagagagagagagagagagagagaaataagagagatagagaggctCAGGCTCTACTGAAAAGTTTCAGATCAGCAGCCGTTTTACAGGGTAATCACAATCCCCTTTGTATGCGTGTATGAGGTAAAATTATGGCCTACTAACCgactgtttatttaactgttaTCTAGATGTGGCAGATGAACTCCGTGACTTTGTGATAGTTAACAGTAATAGTTTCTGTAATCTGATGATGCAGGAAATTCCACAAGTCTAGGAATGTGACTATTATTTACACGACACATTCCACACTAAAAGCGGAAGTATTAATCCTATTCTACACTAAATGCAGAAGTATTAAGCCCATTCCCACACTAAAAGCGGAAGTATTAATCCTATTCTACACTAAATGCAGAAGTATTAAGCCCATTCCCACACTAAAAGCGGAAGTATTAATCCTATTCTACACTAAATGCAGAAGTATTAAGCCCATTCCACACTAAAAGTGGAAGTATTAATCCTATTCTACACTAAATGAGGAAGTATTAAGCCCATTCCACACTAAAAGCAGATTAAGCCCTTTTTACACCAAAAGTGGAAGTATTAAGCACATTCTACACTAAATGCGGAAGTATTAAGTCTACACTAAAAGTGGAAGTATTAATCCCATTCTACACTAAAAGCGGAAGTATTAATCCCATTCTATAAATGTGAAAGTATTAAGCCCATTCTACACTAAAAGTGGAAGTATTTAGCCCATTCTACACTAAAAGCGTTATGACGAGCACTTAAAGTCACAGCTTTTCCACCACGTGTGATTTCACACCGGATGTGACTATCCCGAGCGTATAGGATGGGACAGTAGGACAGACAACGAAAATATTCCCGTGGTGACAAAGGGTATGGGGATGAGTTTTGTGCCTACTGGTTTGGGAACGATAATAAAATATCTGTTTATACGGTAACGGTGACTGGATGTGTCACGCATGGTTTATTCTCTGTTCTGATGAGAATTCTTTCAAAAAGTTCAAATTCAGTCTGAAAGTAACATTTTAAGGAAGGTTATATTATAGGCCTGTCTCGACAATTCCATTAATGCTGGAAAATCTACTGCTATTAATTGCATTAGTGCTGCTATTTTCCGTTTTGAAAATAGGCCTGAGACACATGATATACACAAAGGTTTAATTTTGTACCGTTTGACAGAATGCGACAGAACAGACCCAGCGCATATTTCTGCACGTTTTTAAACCAACATTACTGCTGCAGTGCTGCGTTCAGCACGCGGTCTGTGTAAAAGATTACACTGATTATCCTAGGAGAGCATCGCTCACGAGGGGTTCACACCACCGTGTCCCTGTACACCACGGATTACCCAGTCGCGACCGGTATAAACATCTGATTCCATTATTCAGGGTAACCCATCGATTGGTTTTTGAAATATAGCTTAGCTAAGAACCAGTGGCATGAAAATCAAGACATCAACAGACTGGTAGTTTCTGGGTTCACTTTAGTTTCTGAAGTGACCGGATGTGGTAGTTTTTGTTAATATTTATGTCTGCCCCCATCCCACACACTGGTGGCCCTGAGAAAAACACACTATTTCTTAAAAATATATCACTAATCTCTGCAAAGCATTTACAGTACCCAacagccaaaaaaaaaagtcccaGTGAAAAAAAATATGGTATGGAAAATAAATTATTCATGCGTTTAAATATTTAACAGCTCatgttttaatattttaagCTCCCAATTAggatgtgtgagggagtgatcattttctgtgctgtttaagatgGCAAGGCATGTTTCGTGTTTCTTATAGGATATTTGCATCACATGGATGTCTGTAGCTTTAAATGCCATTTTAGCTTTTCCTGTGAGGGAGGCGGAGCTGTAAAGGAGGCTCACCATTGGCTGAAGCTGGCTGCCAGGCATGATGGCATTGGCCAGCTGCATCTGCTGGGCCAACATCGCCATGTTCTTCTGCTGGATCAGGTTGTTACGACCGTTAATCTCCAGCTGGGTCTTCAGGTGTGGCGGAGGGTGCAGGTACTTACAGTTCTCTCTGGAGCAGCGGCcctgggggggagagagagagtgagggagagagggagggagggagagggagagagggagggagggagagggagagagggagatcagGTACATTAAAGTCATTTGCATTTGAATTTATGCAGTTGTTTGTTTTCAACAGCAAATTCCtttgcccctgtgtgtgtgtggccagctCCTGGATCACTAGGTCACCGAGCCCTGGGGGTGAGGGTGACATCACAGGGCCACTCCCATGTCTGACCTGTAGGGGGAGCACTCTCAGGTTTCACAGCAGGCGTTCGCCATGGCTACTCTGCTCTTGTCTGTGTGGCGTTAATACAGCCCAGGAAGTGAATGGAGACGTGTCTAGGTGACCCACAAATGACCTTAGACCTTTACATCTTTCGACCTTCAAAAAATTGCCCTTATGCGTGCTGTCCCTAAAAATAACATTAAGTAATTTTAAACAAATTATGCTTTGAAAAACAAATTAAGTgtgtaaatatttcttttttgcCTAAGTGGTTATTTTGTCACAAGTATAACAATGCGCAATAAAGTTCCACCCACACTGTCCTGAGAgatgtgggggtggtgtgtgtgtgtgtgtgtgtgtgtgtgtgtgtgtgtgtgtgtgtgtgtgtgtgtgtgtgtgtgtgtgtgttcctgctccCAGCCCCAAAGCTATGTCTCTTAACCATGGGCAGACACTGTGAAACAGACAACGCTACCTCTAATCTGCCAGTTAACATAGTATATAGCACACAGTACACAGTATACAGTACACAGTATACAGTCTATAGTATACAGTATGCAGTGTGCTGATGCTACTGATGTTACTGGTGCTACTAAGGCATCTGTGGTCCTGACTCAGCAGTATCcttatatataacacacacagtcaccctgACCTTCTTTACATTTATGCTGATTCGCTGCGCATCTTGTGCTCCGAATAACAGAAAAATCCCTCCGTGTAAGCACTCTACGTGCATCCAGATTAAAACGAGCATCTCACAAAAAAGGTGAATGAAAAGTGAATGTTGATCTGCTAAACCTAGATTTGGGGAAATAATCTCGTGTGGTTGTAAGCACCGACTCAAAGATCTAGCCGTGTGTGTgcaaagaggtgtgtgtgtccagcctaACACTTAAAAAGGAATTTGGTTTGCAAGGTGATCTGAACAGTCAGGTCATGTCGGTGATATCACACAGTCATGAGTTCTGAAGCTTCTGGGCACCGGAGTCGTTTTAataacacaaccacacagattCTCAAGCATCTGCCGTAGTACCTGACACTGGGCTAAAATGAACCCAAACAGGATTTTAACGTATAATCGGTCCATCAATACCACCCAACCAGACACACCAGTGCACCAGGTATGGTATTCATTTAGTGCCAAAACTATTAAACTTCATTACCTTGGATAATGCAAGAGGCAAGCAGGCATCCAAATGTACAACACAGGTGTGGCGAACACACAAAACGTAATTTTGTTCAAACCACTTGGTTTCTTCGGCTACCATAGTGCCAGTATGTGCTTGAATAACCACATCTTCTTACAACTTTTAGTGATTCGTTATTACTTGTTTAAATCTTCTTGAACCTTCTACACATGTTACTAAGCTGGAAGGAACTGGGAAGGTGGCTGCACGTTCTGTTGGTCAACCAGATTGGGAGGATCTCGTCATTCTTGCTTTAATTCCTTTGGCACATGAGACGCCCAGACATGACTGCAAGTGTCAAGAACGTGATGGCGTGCTGAACTTCCAAGCCAGCACCACGATATCTCAGTACAGGATCAGGAATCAATATAAGGACTGTTTGCTTGTGCTTCCAGTGACTGCTACTGTATGCCAGACCCATGCCCCAGTTCGGTTGTACCAACATCTGCCACTTCTCCACTCCTCCAGAGCTGTGGAGGAACACATGCACCCCTGTAACACCTGGGAGAAGCTTGCACCAGCGCTCACTACTGCTTCCTGTCTACGCCAGTACACGACGCGAGTCTGTTCAGTCATACAACTCAAACGGTCTATAGCAATTACTTTCCATGGAGCACCAAAGCTACTGACCCAGAAACAGAGGAGACAGAGCTGCAGTGCTTTTCTGAGAACACCTCTGTGCACCTTGTTCCACTTCACACAGGAAGGAGCTTCGAACAAAGGCGTGAAGTGTGGCAACACAATAGCATCGCACAAAAACAACCCAACATGACAAAACCATGGAGTACAAAAACAGTTGCTAGTGGGATGCCCAAGCAGAGCAACGCAAACCTCCCCTTAGCGCCGTAGCAGTAAGACTCTCGGTG contains these protein-coding regions:
- the mbnl1 gene encoding muscleblind-like protein 1 isoform X2, yielding MAMNMAHVRDPKWLTLEVCREYQRGTCSRSDAECKFAHPAKSCQVENGRVIACFDSLKGRCSRENCKYLHPPPHLKTQLEINGRNNLIQQKNMAMLAQQMQLANAIMPGSQLQPMPLFSVTPNLATSAGAATFNPYLGPMSPALMPADILPSAPVLIGGSPSVAPVPSAANAAAVASAAAAQKLLRTDRLEVCREYQRGNCSRGETDCRFAHPADSTMIDSGDNTVTVCMDYIKGRCSRDKCKYFHPPAHLQAKIKAAQHQVNQASASVTMTAVKSLKRPLEATFDLGIPHNVMPPLPKRPALEKSGGNPMFNAGMLQYQQALANMQFQQQAAFIPSGSILCMTPAASVVPMMHGASPAAVSAATTSATSVPFASASANQLTTNEYMQLIPIISAEHLTSHKYLTQM
- the mbnl1 gene encoding muscleblind-like protein 1 isoform X11 produces the protein MAMNMAHVRDPKWLTLEVCREYQRGTCSRSDAECKFAHPAKSCQVENGRVIACFDSLKGRCSRENCKYLHPPPHLKTQLEINGRNNLIQQKNMAMLAQQMQLANAIMPGSQLQPMPLFSVTPNLATSAGAATFNPYLGPMSPALMPADILPSAPVLIGGSPSVAPVPSAANAAAVASAAAAQKLLRTDRLEVCREYQRGNCSRGETDCRFAHPADSTMIDSGDNTVTVCMDYIKGRCSRDKCKYFHPPAHLQAKIKAAQHQVNQASASVTMGIPHNVMPPLPKRPALEKSGGNPMFNAGMLQYQQALANMQFQQQAAFIPSVPMMHGASPAAVSAATTSATSVPFASASANQLTTNEYMQLIPIISAEHLTSHKYLTQM
- the mbnl1 gene encoding muscleblind-like protein 1 isoform X9; translated protein: MAMNMAHVRDPKWLTLEVCREYQRGTCSRSDAECKFAHPAKSCQVENGRVIACFDSLKGRCSRENCKYLHPPPHLKTQLEINGRNNLIQQKNMAMLAQQMQLANAIMPGSQLQPMPLFSVTPNLATSAGAATFNPYLGPMSPALMPADILPSAPVLIGGSPSVAPVPSAANAAAVASAAAAQKLLRTDRLEVCREYQRGNCSRGETDCRFAHPADSTMIDSGDNTVTVCMDYIKGRCSRDKCKYFHPPAHLQAKIKAAQHQVNQASASVTMRPALEKSGGNPMFNAGMLQYQQALANMQFQQQAAFIPSGSILCMTPAASVVPMMHGASPAAVSAATTSATSVPFASASANQDSSLSKLTTNEYMQLIPIISAEHLTSHKYLTQM
- the mbnl1 gene encoding muscleblind-like protein 1 isoform X3, coding for MAMNMAHVRDPKWLTLEVCREYQRGTCSRSDAECKFAHPAKSCQVENGRVIACFDSLKGRCSRENCKYLHPPPHLKTQLEINGRNNLIQQKNMAMLAQQMQLANAIMPGSQLQPMPLFSVTPNLATSAGAATFNPYLGPMSPALMPADILPSAPVLIGGSPSVAPVPSAANAAAVASAAAAQKLLRTDRLEVCREYQRGNCSRGETDCRFAHPADSTMIDSGDNTVTVCMDYIKGRCSRDKCKYFHPPAHLQAKIKAAQHQVNQASASVTMTAVKSLKRPLEATFDLRPALEKSGGNPMFNAGMLQYQQALANMQFQQQAAFIPSGSILCMTPAASVVPMMHGASPAAVSAATTSATSVPFASASANQDSSLSKLTTNEYMQLIPIISAEHLTSHKYLTQM
- the mbnl1 gene encoding muscleblind-like protein 1 isoform X4 produces the protein MAMNMAHVRDPKWLTLEVCREYQRGTCSRSDAECKFAHPAKSCQVENGRVIACFDSLKGRCSRENCKYLHPPPHLKTQLEINGRNNLIQQKNMAMLAQQMQLANAIMPGSQLQPMPLFSVTPNLATSAGAATFNPYLGPMSPALMPADILPSAPVLIGGSPSVAPVPSAANAAAVASAAAAQKLLRTDRLEVCREYQRGNCSRGETDCRFAHPADSTMIDSGDNTVTVCMDYIKGRCSRDKCKYFHPPAHLQAKIKAAQHQVNQASASVTMTAVKSLKRPLEATFDLGIPHNVMPPLPKRPALEKSGGNPMFNAGMLQYQQALANMQFQQQAAFIPSVPMMHGASPAAVSAATTSATSVPFASASANQDSSLSKLTTNEYMQLIPIISAEHLTSHKYLTQM
- the mbnl1 gene encoding muscleblind-like protein 1 isoform X7: MAMNMAHVRDPKWLTLEVCREYQRGTCSRSDAECKFAHPAKSCQVENGRVIACFDSLKGRCSRENCKYLHPPPHLKTQLEINGRNNLIQQKNMAMLAQQMQLANAIMPGSQLQPMPLFSVTPNLATSAGAATFNPYLGPMSPALMPADILPSAPVLIGGSPSVAPVPSAANAAAVASAAAAQKLLRTDRLEVCREYQRGNCSRGETDCRFAHPADSTMIDSGDNTVTVCMDYIKGRCSRDKCKYFHPPAHLQAKIKAAQHQVNQASASVTMGIPHNVMPPLPKRPALEKSGGNPMFNAGMLQYQQALANMQFQQQAAFIPSGSILCMTPAASVVPMMHGASPAAVSAATTSATSVPFASASANQLTTNEYMQLIPIISAEHLTSHKYLTQM
- the mbnl1 gene encoding muscleblind-like protein 1 isoform X6, giving the protein MAMNMAHVRDPKWLTLEVCREYQRGTCSRSDAECKFAHPAKSCQVENGRVIACFDSLKGRCSRENCKYLHPPPHLKTQLEINGRNNLIQQKNMAMLAQQMQLANAIMPGSQLQPMPLFSVTPNLATSAGAATFNPYLGPMSPALMPADILPSAPVLIGGSPSVAPVPSAANAAAVASAAAAQKLLRTDRLEVCREYQRGNCSRGETDCRFAHPADSTMIDSGDNTVTVCMDYIKGRCSRDKCKYFHPPAHLQAKIKAAQHQVNQASASVTMTAVKSLKRPLEATFDLGIPHNVMPPLPKRPALEKSGGNPMFNAGMLQYQQALANMQFQQQAAFIPSVPMMHGASPAAVSAATTSATSVPFASASANQLTTNEYMQLIPIISAEHLTSHKYLTQM
- the mbnl1 gene encoding muscleblind-like protein 1 isoform X5, which encodes MAMNMAHVRDPKWLTLEVCREYQRGTCSRSDAECKFAHPAKSCQVENGRVIACFDSLKGRCSRENCKYLHPPPHLKTQLEINGRNNLIQQKNMAMLAQQMQLANAIMPGSQLQPMPLFSVTPNLATSAGAATFNPYLGPMSPALMPADILPSAPVLIGGSPSVAPVPSAANAAAVASAAAAQKLLRTDRLEVCREYQRGNCSRGETDCRFAHPADSTMIDSGDNTVTVCMDYIKGRCSRDKCKYFHPPAHLQAKIKAAQHQVNQASASVTMGIPHNVMPPLPKRPALEKSGGNPMFNAGMLQYQQALANMQFQQQAAFIPSGSILCMTPAASVVPMMHGASPAAVSAATTSATSVPFASASANQDSSLSKLTTNEYMQLIPIISAEHLTSHKYLTQM
- the mbnl1 gene encoding muscleblind-like protein 1 isoform X12 — protein: MAMNMAHVRDPKWLTLEVCREYQRGTCSRSDAECKFAHPAKSCQVENGRVIACFDSLKGRCSRENCKYLHPPPHLKTQLEINGRNNLIQQKNMAMLAQQMQLANAIMPGSQLQPMPLFSVTPNLATSAGAATFNPYLGPMSPALMPADILPSAPVLIGGSPSVAPVPSAANAAAVASAAAAQKLLRTDRLEVCREYQRGNCSRGETDCRFAHPADSTMIDSGDNTVTVCMDYIKGRCSRDKCKYFHPPAHLQAKIKAAQHQVNQASASVTMRPALEKSGGNPMFNAGMLQYQQALANMQFQQQAAFIPSVPMMHGASPAAVSAATTSATSVPFASASANQDSSLSKLTTNEYMQLIPIISAEHLTSHKYLTQM
- the mbnl1 gene encoding muscleblind-like protein 1 isoform X10; its protein translation is MAMNMAHVRDPKWLTLEVCREYQRGTCSRSDAECKFAHPAKSCQVENGRVIACFDSLKGRCSRENCKYLHPPPHLKTQLEINGRNNLIQQKNMAMLAQQMQLANAIMPGSQLQPMPLFSVTPNLATSAGAATFNPYLGPMSPALMPADILPSAPVLIGGSPSVAPVPSAANAAAVASAAAAQKLLRTDRLEVCREYQRGNCSRGETDCRFAHPADSTMIDSGDNTVTVCMDYIKGRCSRDKCKYFHPPAHLQAKIKAAQHQVNQASASVTMGIPHNVMPPLPKRPALEKSGGNPMFNAGMLQYQQALANMQFQQQAAFIPSVPMMHGASPAAVSAATTSATSVPFASASANQDSSLSKLTTNEYMQLIPIISAEHLTSHKYLTQM
- the mbnl1 gene encoding muscleblind-like protein 1 isoform X1, with the protein product MAMNMAHVRDPKWLTLEVCREYQRGTCSRSDAECKFAHPAKSCQVENGRVIACFDSLKGRCSRENCKYLHPPPHLKTQLEINGRNNLIQQKNMAMLAQQMQLANAIMPGSQLQPMPLFSVTPNLATSAGAATFNPYLGPMSPALMPADILPSAPVLIGGSPSVAPVPSAANAAAVASAAAAQKLLRTDRLEVCREYQRGNCSRGETDCRFAHPADSTMIDSGDNTVTVCMDYIKGRCSRDKCKYFHPPAHLQAKIKAAQHQVNQASASVTMTAVKSLKRPLEATFDLGIPHNVMPPLPKRPALEKSGGNPMFNAGMLQYQQALANMQFQQQAAFIPSGSILCMTPAASVVPMMHGASPAAVSAATTSATSVPFASASANQDSSLSKLTTNEYMQLIPIISAEHLTSHKYLTQM
- the mbnl1 gene encoding muscleblind-like protein 1 isoform X8, which produces MAMNMAHVRDPKWLTLEVCREYQRGTCSRSDAECKFAHPAKSCQVENGRVIACFDSLKGRCSRENCKYLHPPPHLKTQLEINGRNNLIQQKNMAMLAQQMQLANAIMPGSQLQPMPLFSVTPNLATSAGAATFNPYLGPMSPALMPADILPSAPVLIGGSPSVAPVPSAANAAAVASAAAAQKLLRTDRLEVCREYQRGNCSRGETDCRFAHPADSTMIDSGDNTVTVCMDYIKGRCSRDKCKYFHPPAHLQAKIKAAQHQVNQASASVTMTAVKSLKRPLEATFDLRPALEKSGGNPMFNAGMLQYQQALANMQFQQQAAFIPSVPMMHGASPAAVSAATTSATSVPFASASANQDSSLSKLTTNEYMQLIPIISAEHLTSHKYLTQM